Sequence from the Bremerella volcania genome:
CGCGATGGTCACGATATTCGTTAACGGATAAGTCACCTTGCGAGTCCGCGGATCGGTCAGATCGGCAAAGCACTCTTGAAGGGAAACAGGCGAACGTGACGACATGAGAAAGGCACCTGAGAACACCGGATCAGGCCGCGACAACCTCCGTCACAAAATCGCCTGACCGCCATTGCCTCAGTGTCGCAGATAACCCATCATGGCGCAATCGCCGTGGTATGCCGGGTCCATGATTCGCGAAAAGGATCAGCAGTATCGTCATGCCGACCAGCAGCCACCGCACCCACCACCGGGCATTGCCACAAGCCAGGTAGAAGCCTGCGAACGTGGTCAGGCTATAGCAGATAAACATGGTGAACTCGATTCGACGGTCTGGCCAGCCATACAGGCAAAACAAGATCGCCAGTGCCCAGACGAGCAGCGAGACCATGCCGCAAAGCTGGAGCAGTCCACTTCGAGTCGACCGGTTTGCCGCGGCATGGTCATCCGCCGGGTGGTTCTCTTCACGGGTCGTTACTTCGGCTCTAGTTTCCATCGCCAGGATCGCTCATCAGCACGTCGACTTCTGCTTCGATGCGAGCCGGCCGGTGGGGTCGCTCGTAGCGTGGTTTCAGCTTCCAACTCGGATCGACCAATGAGCCCCCCATGCCGTAAAAGACGAACACCAACGGATAAAGAGTGACCCAGGTGGTGAAGGCCATCAGCCAGCAGGCGGACACCACGTTCCATATCGGCGGCATTTGATCTTGGATCAAGTAGAAGACGAGACAGATGGCGAACGGCATCAGCAGTGCTAAGGATACGGCACTCGCGACGAATGGAATGGCTTGACGCTGGCTGGTAGTCCACAGGGGAGAACATTGGGTAATCAAGCACAAACCAAAACATGCCATCATGATGACGATCGACGCCCCGCGAGCCGGTTCCTGAAATTCCGGAAGGTTGCTCATCGCGACCGCGCAGACGGCCGCGATGCCGGTCACAAGCATCAAGCCGAAGATGGTGAAACGCTGCGAAGAGCTTGACTCGCCGCGAATGACGGCCACGATCATGCGGACCAGGTAGGTGAAGCCTGCCGATAGCATGATCAGCACGCCAAACATCACATAGGCAACTGGATCGATTTGCTGAATCATGGTGATCGAAAAGGCCACGACCGCCCCAAAGGCGACCAGCCACCGTACCCACCATTTCGCCCAGCCGCACGCCAGGTAGAAGCCCGCGATCCCTGCCTGGCCGAAACGAATGAAGATTCCATGCTCCTCGCCGGGGGTTCGCCACGCCAAAAGCACGACGATCTCCAGTAGCAACATGGCAAACAGAACCAAGGCTGCCGGGACCAACCATTTGGTTGCTTCCAGGTCGTACGGATCTGTGGAAGCAGCATCGTCCGCCGGAAACGCGGTCGAGGAAAGTGCTTCGTCTTGATCAGCTTCCATTCAGCCGGCTTTTGCGTGTCGAAAAGAAAAGGGTAAGCAGCAACTACCCTTCACCGTAACAGGTGGTTAGCGCAAAGGCTATGATACTGGCGAGTTTCCCCCCCGGGAGGATGCTCAGCGGCAGTAAGTGAGTGATGATTTCTCCAGCAAGATCGACGAGAACCGTCGAGCGGAACTGCGTTGGCTCGCTGTTTGGCTGAGACGCACCACTTTGGCTAGGGAAGGAGGTTTAGTTCGACCACATTCATTCCCGCTTCAATGGTCACATGGAGATTGCTGGTGGTGGGGTTACTGTATTTCGCTGGGATCAGGTTTTTTCCGATGACCATTCGGCCAGTGCCTCCCGGAGCATTTTGCCCGTTAGGGGAGGTCTGTTCGGTGCTCATTCCAGCGTCATCGTACGCGTTTACGGCGACTGTGGCTTCTCCTAGTGGGACGCCATCTCCACTCTCGAACGTCGAAACATCCACGATTTTTCCATTCTCGATTTTACCGAATGCGGATCGCGTGCCAGGGACCTCGAACACGATGGTTCCTTTCTCGATCGGTTTCCCTTGGTAAGTCACCGTGCCGGTAACTTGACCTAGGGAGGGGCCGCTATCGCATCCCAGCATGACAGCGGCCATGGTTAAGACAAGTGCGGCAAACGCGAGTCTTGGACATGGAACTTGCTGCCCCCCGTTACCAAGGTACTTGACGGAAAAACTCATGAAACATTTCCTGCCAGTAATGAAGAGTGAATAACAAACGAGTGGACGGATTCCGTTATTAAGGAAGTTGGGGAACTTCGCCCCCGGCTTTGGACGCCCCGGCACGGTAGGCGGCGCCGTCAATGGTTTCGGACAGGAACGTCACCGAACCGTCGCACAATAGGAAGTTCGCTCCGCCTGGGTGAAAGCTGCGGAATGCGATGTTCTCTCTCCAGTCGGTGACCGTTGGCCCAAGAGTGCCATTCAAAAAATCGCGATTGCGATGATTGATGGGATAGGCCGTGCTCGAGAAACAGGCCGAACCCCAGTTCTGCCAGTGGCTCCACGCACCAATACATTCCCCAAGGAGATAGGTATGGCTCAGACCGTCGGTGATATCCGAGAATTTCGCCGAGTAGTCTAGTGTGCCAATCACGCCACGAACGAATTCTTCCGAGTTCCCGGCCCCGGTGTGGGTGACTCCCACGCCAGCGACGCCGGTGCCGTTGGGGTAATCGCCGATGCTCGCGGCATAGTCGCACTGCGAGATCTCCCAGCCGGTGCCGAAGTGATCTTCGACGGCGGCTTCGCCCCCTTGGGAGTTGGAAGGGCAAAGAAACTGCTGGTGTACCATGCGAATGAACTTGTAGTTACAAACCACCGAAGGGTCGTCCATCATCGTATTGTTCCATCCGCTGGGGCGATCGTACGAGGGCTTTTCGAACTCGATGAGATCGTAAATGGCCGTTTGTTCCATGAAAGCGAGAATTCGGGGAGCCCAACCCCATTCTCGTCGCGGCTTGCCGAGTGACTCGATCTCGGAGTTACCTGGGGGAAGCTTCTGGAACGTGTCGTGATAGTTGTGCATTGCCAGCCCAAGCTGCTTCATTTGGTTGGTGCATTGCATCCGCCGAGCGGCCTCGCGGGCTTGCTGCACGGCGGGAAGCAGCAACGCGATGAGCACGCCAATGATGGCAATGACGACCAGTAACTCCACTAAGGTGAAGCCTGCTGGCGATTTTCGTGAGACGCGACTGGGCGAACCGATAACCTGCATGGCGGTCTCCGTTTCGGGATTCGAGATAACGCTAAAAAAAGTGAAAACGATGGCAAAATCGAAGCGGCTTTAGCTGGAAGTGACGCGCATTCTTTACGCGATAGCGAACACCGGAGCCGCATGAATGGATGATATATCCTAGCGGTCGATGAATCCTACTGTTTTTGCGAGTTTAAAGTGAAATTTATATAATTTCAACATCTCCGAGAATTTTTCTTCTGATGTTAATGTAAGGAAAAGTGACAAAGGCCGTCCCTTTTCGACAATTTCGTACGCAGAGAGAGCTGGATGAATATTTTATCCTCTTGCGGAAGAGTCTGTGCATCGCACTCGTTCTGTCGCATACCTGCCTGGTACGATGAACGTTGGACGGTCACTGCGTTGATCAAACCAGGCGATCGTACTAACTTCGAGTCGGAGTTTCAGTAACAAGGCTACGCCAAGTGACTTCCAACAAAAAAAGCCTGACCACATGCGTCAGGCTTTGCGTGAGTCAGCCATGCTGGCTTACTTCGTCACCATATGACTAACCGATTCCCAGCGACCCGAGCGTTCGCTACGGAAGACGGCTTCGATGACTTCCATGTTGGCCACCGCGTCGGAGATCGGCGTGGGGACGTCGGTGTCTTCCAGGATGGCCTGCGACATGAGGTCTCCCTGGATCGTGTATTGATCGGCCACCGGCAGTTCGATCTCTAAAATCTGTTCCCCTTGCTGATGCCACATGATGCACGGCTTGTCAGGCGGGGCGTTGAAAGGGATCTGGATCTCGACGCGTCCTTCGGTGCCGAAGATGTTGACCCGTTGGTACGGGGCGATTTTCGTGCCGCAGGTAAACGTGCTCATCAGGCCGCCGAAGTCGATCATCACCGACGAGACGACGTCGGTTTTGAACTCTTCGTCGCGCGTCACCGAAGCGATCACCTTTTCGGGCTCTCCTTCCAGGATGAACCGCGACAGCGAGATCGGATAGCAGCCAATGTCCATGATGCCGCCGCCACCCCAGTCGGGATTGTTGCGGATGTCGGTCGGGTTGTTGTTGTAATACGAGAAGAAGCACTGGATGGTAACCGGGGTACCGATGCCCCCTTCACGGACGATCTCGCGGGCCTTCTGCCACTGCGGGTGATGGCGATACATGAACGCTTCCATCACCTTCAAGTTCGGGTGCTGGTAAGCGATGTCGGCCAAGTGCCGGGCGTCTTCCACATTCAGGCCGATCGGCTTTTCGCACAGCACGTGCTTGCCGGCTTGCATCGCCTTGATGGCCCACGGCACGTGCAAGTGGTTGGGCAGTGGAATGTAGACGGCGTCGATCTCGGGGTCTTCCAACAAGGCTTCGTATGAACCGTACGCTTTGGGAATATGGAGTTGGTCCGCAGCTGCCTGGGCGCTTTCCAGCGAGCGCGAAGCGATGCCGGTCACTTCGCAATATTGCCCTTTCTGCATCCCAGGGATGACCTTGACCGTGCCGATCTTTGCGGTGCTCAGCACACCCCAACGAACTTTACTCATCGGGCCTGTTCCTATTTCGTTCTTCATGATGTGGGGAGATAAGATTTCGCTCTTGGCAGGTGAAATCCAGTGTAACGGTCGATTCGGAATTCACCCAGCGATATTGAAATTTTGCGATAAAAAATAGTAGGAACCACCCGGTAAACAGGCAATGTTTGAGAATCTTGGCGAGTGCTATTGAGTTTTGTTCCAGTAGATCTTGGCGTTGTGCGTTTGCCTGCCGACCGCAACGACGTCTGCCTTGCCATCCCCATTCAGGTCCCCTACGGCTAAATCTTCGATCGCGACCGCCCCAGGGTCAATCACGGTTCGCTGGAATTGGGATCCCTTGGCATCCTGCGGGTCGAAAATTCGCAGTCCGCGGCGCGTGCTGTCGGTCTGGTCGTCTCGCACGCCGATCACCAGTTCTTCGTCCGCATCGTCGTCCAGGTTCGCACACCAGACGGCATGTCCCCACTTCAGCTGGTCGTCCAGGACGTGCCGCGTCCAGAGACTTCGCAGCGGCTGATCTTCCGGCTTGGTGTAGACCACAATCTGGTTGCCGTGCCACGGTTCGATGGTGGCGATGTAGCGGTCGCCATTGGCCAGCCGGCCGACCTTAACTTCGCTGGCACCACGGCTGGGACTGGACTCTTGGTCGCCGCTGCCCAACTGCGACTTCTGCCAGGTGCCATCTTCCTGAAGCTCGTGCAGGTAGATGCCTTCGTAGCTGGCCGAGATGATGTCGGTCTTGCCGTTGCCGGTAAAGTCAATCGGCAGGAAGTTGTGCATCACGTGCAGCGAGTTGTCGATCATGTGGACTGGCCATTGGTCGCTGGTCGGGTTCTTGGGAATCTCGAGCGCGATCAACCGCACGCCACTTTCCGCGAAGTGAGGTCCGGTGGTGCCCGGGCCGAACAGGGGGCCGATGATTAGTTCTGGTTTCTCATCGCCGAGGACGTTGGCAAAGCGAATCCGATGGGTGCTGTGCTCGTTGCGGATGGGGTGCACGTTCCAGTGATCCCCCTTGGCACCCTCGGAGGTGATCCACTGGATGGTGCCTCGCTGCGTTTTGCCGCCACCCCAGCCGGCGGCCACGGCGAAGTCGAGCTGACCGTCACCGTTGATGTCCGCGGGGGCGAACGCCACGTTGTCGGCGTTGGTCTGGCCGGGGCCGAGGATCTCGTGCTCGGTCCAGCTGGGATTTTCCAGCCAGAGGATGCGCTGTTGATCGACGATGCAGATGTCGAGCTTGTCGTCTCCGTTCATGTCGAGCAGACGAACGGCGTATCCGACGCCCAGTTCGGTTTTCAGCTCTTGGGGCTCGAACGAAAGTTCGTCGGCAAACGTCAGGCCGGGGAGCAGCAGGAGAAGTAGTAGCGTGGAGAGCATTCGCATGGGGAGCACCTTCAAGGGAAAGAGGGAAGATGCTCCCGATTATTGACGAAACAGCACGCCGAAACAAATCACTCTAGGCCAGCAGCTTCTCGACCCGCGTTACCAACTGCAGCGTCAGTCCCCACGGGTCGCGGAGAAAGCAAACCAGGTCGCCGTTGGGCTGCGTGTCGATGGGGCCTTCTTCCTTCGCCCCGGCTTCGATCAGTCGCGTGCGGTCTTTCTCGATGTCGTCGCTCACAAACGCCAGGTGAAAGTGAGCCGGCGGGACCTGGGACTGATCAGGCACGTCGAACTGATCGTTGAAGTACAATTCGATCAACATCTGCCCCCCGTCGTCGGCCAGGAAGTGGGCGAACGGCGGCTGCTTGCTTCCCTTCTGGATGGTCATCCCCAAGTGCACGACATACCAGCGAGCAACGGCAATCGGGTCGGCAACCTGGAGGGCGAAGTGTTCGATTTTCATGGCGTGATTGTCTAGAGTGTTTGGGAATCTTCTGATTGAGCCGCATGTTTGGCTGCAGCCATTCGAGTGACCGGTTGCCCAAGTTTCCTCAGGCCTGGAAGGCCGACCGAATGTAGCCAGGGGCGAAAGCCCCTGGTAAAAGGCATCAACAAAAGCAAGCCCTGGAAGGGCGACCGAAACAGAAACTCGATACTTCGGTCGCCCTTCCAGGGCTCAAGAGTATTCCGCAGTCCGCAACCAGGGGTTATCACCCCTGGCTACATTCGGCCGGGCCTCCGGCCCTCAAGAGGAAGGAAACGGGCGGGTGATGATCTGCCTGTTCATCCAGCTTGGTACACGTCACTTGTTGACTGCATTCGAAGCGAATTATCGGCGAGCCGCGTCGTGCTTCAGCGGCAGCCAGGCGCCGTCTTGCCCGCTGCTGGCAACGCACTGTTGGATGAAGTACATCCCTTCGACGCCGTCGTGAATGTTCGGGTAGATGGTGTCCTTCTTTTCGAAGTCCTTGCCCAGCGCTCGCAGGGCCATCGCGTCGAACGCCGCGCGATAGATGTTCGCAAACGCTTCGAAGAACCCTTCGGGATGACCGGCCGGAATGCGGCAGGCGGCATCACCCATCGGGGTCATGAACGGGGCACCGGGGCTGCGGGTGTAGATCTTGTGAGGTTCGCCGTTCTGGCGGAAGATCATTTCATTCGGGTTTTCCTGACGCCACTGGATGGCGGCCTTGGTGCCGTCGATTTCGATCGCCAGGTCGTTTTCGCGGCCGTGGCTGATCTGCGAGGCGGTCAGCGTGCAGAGGGCTCCATTTTCGTAACGAATGACCGTGGTGCCGTAGTCGTCCAGCTTGCGTCCTTCGACGAAGGTGGTCAGATGCGAGCTAACCTTGTCCGGCAAGAGGCCGGTCATGTAGCGGCCGAGGTTGTAGGCGTGAGTACCGATGTCGCCGTAAGCACCGGCGGCACCACTTTTGGCTGGGTCGCTACGCCAGGCGGCTTGCTTCTGGTCGGTGTCTTCCAGCTTGGTCCGCAGCCAACCTTGGATGTACTGCACGCGGATGGCGTTGATCTCGCCCAGGTCGCCGTTGAGGATCATCTCGCGGGCCTGGCGAATGAGCGGATAGCCGGTGTAGTTGTGCGTGACGGCGAAGACGGCGCCGGACTTCTGCACGACTTCGTACAACTCTTCGGCTTCGGCCAGCGTCAGCGTCATGGGCTTATCGCACATGACGTTGAAGCCAGCTTCCAGGGCCGCTTTGGCGACTGGGAAGTGCATGTGGTTGGGGGTAGCGACCGAGACGAAGTCGATCCGTTCGCTTTCGGGCAGGGCGTTTTCCTTTTCCAGCATTTCCTGGTAGCTGGTGTAGGCCCGGGCTTCGGGGATGTCGTAATCGGCGGCGGAAGCTTTGGCCCGCTCGGGATTCGAACTGAGTGCCCCGGCGACCAGTGCGGCGCGGTTATCGAGGACGGCGGCGGTAGCATGCACGCGGCCGATGAACGAGCCGGAACCACCACCGACCAAAGCCATTCGCAATTTACGATTCAGATCACCGTTGGTAGCCATGGGGCGAATCTCCTCAGAGAATAAGACAGGCAAAGCTTGGGGATTGTTTCAACAGGGAACGCTTGTTTTAACACACCAAAGGGGGCGTGTCAGTCAGGCGTGTTGCCTTGCTCGCTATCGAAGGCGGCGCGGACATCGGGGTCGTACAGAAGTGCCACCCCCCAGATCGCCAGCCCTAGCGGCACGACCATGAGAGCTGCCGGGTAGGAAAGTGGGATTATGGCCAAAATCATTCCCGTGCGGGCGGTGGCGTAATTTCGCATCACGCGCGCTTCGTTCAATGCAATCAGGGTCACGACTTGAACCAATAAGAGCGTGGCCATGCCCCCCAAGGCGCCGAGCGTTTGCGAATCATCCGTCGGGTTGTCGATCAGCGCCAGGACGCGACTGCTGACGGCAAGCAGGCTGAAAACCAACATTGGCACTCCCAGGGCCAATAAAATAGCCGCCAGGTTCTTCAGAGTCTTTTGTTTTTTGGTCGTGTCACGCGGGTGGCCCGGCCTTGGCGTCGATGGTCTTTCGATCGGTGGTGGAGCAGGCTGGTCGGCAAAGGGATTGGACGAGGTTGGTTCCTGGGGGTCCCAGCGCGACTCTTTCTTGCCGGAAATGCCCAGCGGGTCGTCGTCGACTTCCGAAGGAGCGAATTCCGGCTGCTTGGGTACCGTCAGCAGGGTCGTATTCCCGTGGAAGGGAATCTGGACGATCGAATAGCATTCGGGACAGCGTGTCTTTTTGCCTTCCGAACCATCGGGAACGCAGATAGACCGCCGACAGGTTTCGCAGTGAAAACTGATCGGCATCTCGGGACTTTCTCAATTAGGAAGGGCGAAACCTACGGCTGGCGGAATGCGGCTTTGACGGAATCGTCGTTCATCATTACGATCCCCCAAATGCCAAACAGCATCCCGATCAAGCAGGCGCATCCTCCACCAAAGGGCGTTATCGACAGGATGAAGCCGGTCATGACCAAGGCATAGTTGCGCACCGCAAACGCGCGGATCATCGCCGCAATGCACAACAAGCTCAATAGGAAGGGGAGACCAAACATGATGAA
This genomic interval carries:
- a CDS encoding VOC family protein — its product is MKIEHFALQVADPIAVARWYVVHLGMTIQKGSKQPPFAHFLADDGGQMLIELYFNDQFDVPDQSQVPPAHFHLAFVSDDIEKDRTRLIEAGAKEEGPIDTQPNGDLVCFLRDPWGLTLQLVTRVEKLLA
- a CDS encoding Gfo/Idh/MocA family protein, whose protein sequence is MSKVRWGVLSTAKIGTVKVIPGMQKGQYCEVTGIASRSLESAQAAADQLHIPKAYGSYEALLEDPEIDAVYIPLPNHLHVPWAIKAMQAGKHVLCEKPIGLNVEDARHLADIAYQHPNLKVMEAFMYRHHPQWQKAREIVREGGIGTPVTIQCFFSYYNNNPTDIRNNPDWGGGGIMDIGCYPISLSRFILEGEPEKVIASVTRDEEFKTDVVSSVMIDFGGLMSTFTCGTKIAPYQRVNIFGTEGRVEIQIPFNAPPDKPCIMWHQQGEQILEIELPVADQYTIQGDLMSQAILEDTDVPTPISDAVANMEVIEAVFRSERSGRWESVSHMVTK
- a CDS encoding MATE family efflux transporter, whose product is MPISFHCETCRRSICVPDGSEGKKTRCPECYSIVQIPFHGNTTLLTVPKQPEFAPSEVDDDPLGISGKKESRWDPQEPTSSNPFADQPAPPPIERPSTPRPGHPRDTTKKQKTLKNLAAILLALGVPMLVFSLLAVSSRVLALIDNPTDDSQTLGALGGMATLLLVQVVTLIALNEARVMRNYATARTGMILAIIPLSYPAALMVVPLGLAIWGVALLYDPDVRAAFDSEQGNTPD
- a CDS encoding Gfo/Idh/MocA family protein; its protein translation is MATNGDLNRKLRMALVGGGSGSFIGRVHATAAVLDNRAALVAGALSSNPERAKASAADYDIPEARAYTSYQEMLEKENALPESERIDFVSVATPNHMHFPVAKAALEAGFNVMCDKPMTLTLAEAEELYEVVQKSGAVFAVTHNYTGYPLIRQAREMILNGDLGEINAIRVQYIQGWLRTKLEDTDQKQAAWRSDPAKSGAAGAYGDIGTHAYNLGRYMTGLLPDKVSSHLTTFVEGRKLDDYGTTVIRYENGALCTLTASQISHGRENDLAIEIDGTKAAIQWRQENPNEMIFRQNGEPHKIYTRSPGAPFMTPMGDAACRIPAGHPEGFFEAFANIYRAAFDAMALRALGKDFEKKDTIYPNIHDGVEGMYFIQQCVASSGQDGAWLPLKHDAARR
- a CDS encoding FG-GAP repeat domain-containing protein is translated as MRMLSTLLLLLLLPGLTFADELSFEPQELKTELGVGYAVRLLDMNGDDKLDICIVDQQRILWLENPSWTEHEILGPGQTNADNVAFAPADINGDGQLDFAVAAGWGGGKTQRGTIQWITSEGAKGDHWNVHPIRNEHSTHRIRFANVLGDEKPELIIGPLFGPGTTGPHFAESGVRLIALEIPKNPTSDQWPVHMIDNSLHVMHNFLPIDFTGNGKTDIISASYEGIYLHELQEDGTWQKSQLGSGDQESSPSRGASEVKVGRLANGDRYIATIEPWHGNQIVVYTKPEDQPLRSLWTRHVLDDQLKWGHAVWCANLDDDADEELVIGVRDDQTDSTRRGLRIFDPQDAKGSQFQRTVIDPGAVAIEDLAVGDLNGDGKADVVAVGRQTHNAKIYWNKTQ
- a CDS encoding DUF1559 domain-containing protein; amino-acid sequence: MQVIGSPSRVSRKSPAGFTLVELLVVIAIIGVLIALLLPAVQQAREAARRMQCTNQMKQLGLAMHNYHDTFQKLPPGNSEIESLGKPRREWGWAPRILAFMEQTAIYDLIEFEKPSYDRPSGWNNTMMDDPSVVCNYKFIRMVHQQFLCPSNSQGGEAAVEDHFGTGWEISQCDYAASIGDYPNGTGVAGVGVTHTGAGNSEEFVRGVIGTLDYSAKFSDITDGLSHTYLLGECIGAWSHWQNWGSACFSSTAYPINHRNRDFLNGTLGPTVTDWRENIAFRSFHPGGANFLLCDGSVTFLSETIDGAAYRAGASKAGGEVPQLP